Below is a window of Spelaeicoccus albus DNA.
AATTATGGGGGCGCACGTGGCGGTGTCAGAGTAGCGCGGCAAGCTGGCAATTTCCTAACCGTGGCGAGTGCCGGACGGATCTACATGCTCTCGATGAGACGTTCGACCCGGACGTCGACGCTTTGAAACGGATCCTTGCACAAGACCGTCCGCTGCGCTTGGTCGTTGAGCTTCAAATGTACCCAGTCGACAGTGAAATCGCGGCGGTGCTCTTGAGCAGCGCGCACAAAGTCCCCGCGGAGCCTGGCCCGGGTGGTCTGCGGCGGCAGAGCCGTCGCCTCGAACGTCTCGACGTCGGTGCAGATCCGTTCGACGAGGCCGCGGTCCGCCAACAGGTTGTACAGGCCGCGATCGCGGGAAATGTCATGGTAGGCCAGATCCACTCGGGCAACGCGCACGTCGTCCAGCCTTAGATCGTGTTTGGCGCGGTACCGGTCGATCACGCGTTTCTTGATGGCCCAGTCGATCTCGCGGTCGATCAGCGTATGGTCGCCGCGTCGGATGGCCAGCAGGGTGCGCTGCCACAGGTCGAGTACCTGCTTGGTGCGTTCGGGCGAGCCCAGGCTCGTCGGGTTCTCGGCCGCGAACGCCTCGGCTTTGGCGTAGAACTCCTCTTGCATATCGAGGGCCGATGCACGCCGACCGTTGGCCAGCGTGACGAGTTTGGACGCCGTGAGGTCGTGGCTGATGTCGCGGATGGAGCGGATCGGGTTCTCCAGGCTGGAGTCGCGCAGCGGAACCCCGGCTTCGATCATGTCAAGCACGAGTGCCGTCGAGCCGACCTTGAGCAAGG
It encodes the following:
- the pafA gene encoding Pup--protein ligase, whose product is MKKRIFGIETEYGVAYSADGERQLSAEEVARYLFRKVVAWGRSSNVFLRNGSRLYLDVGSHPEYATAECDDVRQLVIHDRAGERILEGLLADAQERVADEGFSGQAYLFKNNTDSAGNSYGCHENYLITRRGEFARLADVLLPFLVTRQIMVGAGKVLSTPKGAEYCLSQRADHVWEGVSSATTRSRPIINTRDEPHADAELYRRLHVIVGDSNMSETTTLLKVGSTALVLDMIEAGVPLRDSSLENPIRSIRDISHDLTASKLVTLANGRRASALDMQEEFYAKAEAFAAENPTSLGSPERTKQVLDLWQRTLLAIRRGDHTLIDREIDWAIKKRVIDRYRAKHDLRLDDVRVARVDLAYHDISRDRGLYNLLADRGLVERICTDVETFEATALPPQTTRARLRGDFVRAAQEHRRDFTVDWVHLKLNDQAQRTVLCKDPFQSVDVRVERLIESM